The sequence GACCATATCATAGACATCTTGACCGGCTTTTCCTATGATATCCGCTTTTATAGCTTCGTTCATCACTTTGCCCAACTTTTGTCGTTCTTCTAAAGCAACCTCATTGATCTTAATCCCTAGCTTCGATAGATTCCCCAAAGTTTCTTGTTCTTTTTTAGCCATCAATTCTCTTTGCAGACCAATCGTAGCTTTTGCTTCCGCTTCAATCATCTGCTTATCCTCCGGAGATAACCCGTCCATAAACTTTTTGTTGGCATACCACATATAGTTAGTGTAGATATGCTTAGTTAAAGACCAATATTTCTGTGCTTCATAGAACTTCGCTTCCTGAAAACTTGTCGTCGCACTTTCTTGTCCATCGATAAGGTTTTGCTGCAGGGAAGTAAACACTTCCGACCAAGCTAGATTTGTTAAGGAAACCCCTAGGGATTCCCAAGCCTTGATCTGAATCGGGTTATAGCCTCTTATCTTCAGTCCCTTTAAATCTTCAACTGTTTGAATTGGTCTTTTGCTATTCGAGAAGTTTCTAAACCCTATTTCCATGTAGCCTAATCCTGTAAGTCCCAAGTTTTCTAAAGGTTTCAGCAACTCTCTGCCAGCTTTTCCATCTAGCACTCTATGTGCATGGGCTTCATCATCAAATAAATAATAACTGTCCCAAACGGCAAATTGAGGAATGTTCTGGGGAAAAAGAGCGGTTGCACCCAGACTCATTTCAATGTCTCCGCGACGCACTTGATCCATCATCTCGTTCACACTGCCTAACTGAGCTCCTGGGAAAATTGTAACCTCAATTCTTCCTTGTGATTTTTCCTCTACCGCCTTTTCAAATTCTTGCAAGGCATGGTGAGTGGGGTGTTGAATACTACTGTCGTGACCAATGCGAATCTCGATTTTTTCATTCTTTGAAGATTCGTTCCCACTGCTTTCCATATTGGATTGGGCACAACCTGCAAATAATCCACAAACAAGAACCATCGATGTTAACTTAGCCAACGCTTTTCTTCTCAACATGTTTACCCTCCATTAAATATAATAAATAGTTCCAGCTATTAGCGATTAGGGTAGCTATTATTAAAAATTTGAATATTTTCTAATGCTAATTTTCCGAGGGAAACACTGTCCGACATCACGACAACGAGATTGTAACCCTTTTCATATAGAGATAAGGCTTGTTCTATACTACCAGCAACTGTACCGAGAAACTTCCCAGAGTTTAGGACAGTCTTTTCCACCACGGCAATCGCATCCTGTACTTCTTTTTGGGATGGGTTACAAAAATATCCCATGGACGTGGCTAAATCCATCGGCCCGATAAACACCCCATCAAGACCTTCTACAGCCACGATCTCCTCAATATTGCTTATCGCTTCAGGCGATTCAGCCGCTATCATTACTAAAGTTTGTTCATTCGCATGCTCTAGGTAGTCTTTACCGTTCATGCCAAAACCGCCCGCCCTTGGACTAGGAGCAATCCCCCGGATACCTTGAGGAGGATACTTGACTGCAGCTACAGCTTTCTTCGCCTCCTCGGCTGTTCCAACTTGAGGAACCAGAATGCCATAGGCACCTGCATCCAACACTCGTTTGATCGTTACAAAGTCATTCCAAGGTGTCCTTACAAAAGGAACTACATTGTAAGCATTTAGCGCTTGACATTGACTGACCAGCGTCATGATATCCCCCGGTGCATGCTCCATATCAATCAATGCCCAATCGAATCCTGCTTTACCAAAAATTTCAGCAGTAAGCGGACTAGCTAATTGCAACCAGGCTCCTACTGTTTTTTTATTATCTTTTAACAACCACTTTGGTTTATTAAAAAAAGTTTCATCTCTTTTCAGCAAAGATTTGACCTCCTTTATTAAAATTATATTTTTTTAAATGTTCGAAAATAAACGAACAAATCTGGTCATAGAGTTCTCAATCACTTCTTGCATCTCTTCCATGATTACTGAAAGATGAAGACCTGGCTTATCATTCAATTGTCTTGTCAAAAAGGATACAGCCTCCATCGAAATTTCTGTATTAACATTAATCTTGCAAATGCCCCTTTCTATGACTTGCTTGAGGATCTCATCAGGGGTGTCAGATCCACCATGAAGAACCAATGGAACATGGACCCGTTCGCGAATCTGCTCTAATCGTTTTAAATCAATTTTAGGTTTCGTCACATACATACCATGAACCGTCCCAATAGCCGCGGCCAAAAAATCCACATTCGTCTCGTTAACAAACTCTTCTGCGAGTCGGGGATCGGTTAAGATTCCATTTCCTTCCTCCTCATCAGAAAAAGCCCCCTTGGCCAAAGAGCCAATCTCCGCTTCAATAGAAACACCTGCTAAATGAGCGATTTCTGCCATGTCTTTGGTTAAACGAACATTCTCTTCAAATGAAAAGCTTGACCCATCATACATCACCGATGTAAAACCACTGCGAATGGCACGAAGGATCGACTGTTTTTG is a genomic window of Ammoniphilus sp. CFH 90114 containing:
- a CDS encoding class II fructose-bisphosphate aldolase: MLVDTTSILQDAQKNRYAVAAFSVYSLETAQAAINVANREKNPVILAVGERYFSSVDVEGFASFIQTVAQKTTAPIALHLDHAYQKQSILRAIRSGFTSVMYDGSSFSFEENVRLTKDMAEIAHLAGVSIEAEIGSLAKGAFSDEEEGNGILTDPRLAEEFVNETNVDFLAAAIGTVHGMYVTKPKIDLKRLEQIRERVHVPLVLHGGSDTPDEILKQVIERGICKINVNTEISMEAVSFLTRQLNDKPGLHLSVIMEEMQEVIENSMTRFVRLFSNI
- a CDS encoding TRAP transporter substrate-binding protein; this encodes MLRRKALAKLTSMVLVCGLFAGCAQSNMESSGNESSKNEKIEIRIGHDSSIQHPTHHALQEFEKAVEEKSQGRIEVTIFPGAQLGSVNEMMDQVRRGDIEMSLGATALFPQNIPQFAVWDSYYLFDDEAHAHRVLDGKAGRELLKPLENLGLTGLGYMEIGFRNFSNSKRPIQTVEDLKGLKIRGYNPIQIKAWESLGVSLTNLAWSEVFTSLQQNLIDGQESATTSFQEAKFYEAQKYWSLTKHIYTNYMWYANKKFMDGLSPEDKQMIEAEAKATIGLQRELMAKKEQETLGNLSKLGIKINEVALEERQKLGKVMNEAIKADIIGKAGQDVYDMVMAEVKAERK
- a CDS encoding HpcH/HpaI aldolase/citrate lyase family protein; the protein is MLKRDETFFNKPKWLLKDNKKTVGAWLQLASPLTAEIFGKAGFDWALIDMEHAPGDIMTLVSQCQALNAYNVVPFVRTPWNDFVTIKRVLDAGAYGILVPQVGTAEEAKKAVAAVKYPPQGIRGIAPSPRAGGFGMNGKDYLEHANEQTLVMIAAESPEAISNIEEIVAVEGLDGVFIGPMDLATSMGYFCNPSQKEVQDAIAVVEKTVLNSGKFLGTVAGSIEQALSLYEKGYNLVVVMSDSVSLGKLALENIQIFNNSYPNR